A region of the Pseudarthrobacter phenanthrenivorans Sphe3 genome:
CGATCAGGCCCAGCGTCAGCACCGTGAACAGCGTGGGCTTGAGCATCGGCAGGGTGACGAACCAGAACCGCTGCCAGCCGGAGGCCCCGTCCATCAGGGCAGCTTCCTGGACTTCGGAGCCCAGTCCCTGCAATGCCGCGATGAACAGCAGCATGAAGGTCCCGGATGTGGTGAAGACGGCCATCAGGATGAAGGCGGACATGGCCACCGACGGCCCGGACAGCCACTCCCACCAGCTGATGCCGAGGAACTGGCCGCCAGCCGCCGAAGGTCCCGTGACGCCGACGGCGGAGAGCAGCAGGTGCAGCACTCCCCGAGGGTCCTGGAACCAGTTGGGCCCCTGGAAGCCCACGAAACCAAGCACCTTGTTGACCACGCCAGTTGCACTGAACAGGAACAGCCACAGCACCGTGATGGCCACCGAACTGGTAACGGACGGGAAGTAGAAGGCCGTCCGGAAGAGGCCGCGGCCCCGCAGCACCTGCCGGTTGACCAGCACGGCCAGGAACAGGCTCATGGCGGTCTGGAGCGGCACCACCAGCAGGACGTAGTAGGCGTTGTTGCGCAGCGCCGTTCCGAAGTCCTTTTCCGCGAGTCCGCCGCCGGCAACGATGGCCTGGTAGTTCTCCGCCCCCACGAAATCCACGTTCGGGCCGAAGGGGCTCCCCCGGCCGGTCCAGTCGGAGACGCTGACCCAGGCAGCCATCACTACGGGAACCAGGAGGAACAGGCCAAGGATCAGTACTACGGGCGCCACAAAGATCCAGCCGGCCAGCGCCTGCTTGCCATGGATCCCCGTCGCGCGCGCTGCACGGGCCGCCACCGCTACTTTGCCCCCTCAAGGACCGGCTCAAGCGAACCCTGGGTGGAGTCGAGGATGGCCTTGGGCTCCTTGTCCTTCAGCTGCTCGAGCTGGGCGTTGAAGTCGGCCAGGACATCAGCCGCACCCTGTTGCAAGGGCGTGGTCTGGGCGTAATCCGCACCTGCCATGAAGGGTGCCAGGGCCGGGAAGGCCGCCGTCCACTCCTCACGGGCGGACTTGATGGACGGCATCACGCCGAAGGCCTCGGAGAACGCCAGCTGGTTCTCCTTGCTGGTCAACTGCTCCACGAGCTTCCGGGCGGCATCCTTGTTCTTGCTGTCCGCGGCGATGCCCCAGCAGTTGGTGAAGGTTAGGGTCCCCTTGCCGCCGGGCCCCTCAGGCAGTTCGGCCACCTGGTAGTTGACGTTGGGGTAATCCTTGTCCAGGGCGCCCTGGATCCAGTTGCCCTCGATCACCATGGCTGCCTGGCCCTTGCCAAAGGCCTCGCCACCCCAGCCTGCGCCCAGGTCGGAGCTGAACTTGGCTACGCCGTCGTTCATCATCTTCTTGACGAAGCCCAGAGCCGCAACGTTCTCTTCGCTGTTGGCAACCGCCTTGCCGTCCTTGGCCAGGCCGCCGCCGGCCTGCGCGAAGAAAGCTCCCACGCGCTGGTACTCCGGGCCGAAGGCCAGGCCCACGGTGCCGCCCTGGGTCAATTTGGCGGCTGCGGCTTCGAGCTGCTCCCAGGTCTTTGGCACATCAGCTTCGGTCAGCCCGGCCTGCTTCCACAGGTCCTGGTTGATGACCAGCCCCAGCGTGGAAAAGTCCTTGGGAGCACAGTAGAGCTTCCCGTCGTAGGTGAAGGCCTCGGTCAGGGCAGGATAGAAGTCGTCCTTGTTCGCAAGGTCATCCCCGTAGGGCTCGAGCGAGCCATTGCCCGCGTAGTTGGCCAGCTGGTCCGCTGAGACGTAGAAGACGTCTGCCGGTTTGCCGGAGGCGAAGCCCTGGCTGAGCTGCTGCGGAAGGTCGGAGGCGACGTAGACCGTGGCTTCGGTTCCGGCGCCGGCGGACCAGTCGGCCACAGCCGTTTTCACTGCGGTGGATTCCGCTTCGCCCGAGGAGGCAATGAGGATGTTCAGTGGGCCGCCGGCGTCCGGAGCGTCCGTGCCGTCTGTGCCGCCGGCGCTGAAGCCTGAGCCGCAGCCAACCAGCGCGAGGGTGGCCAGGGCAGTCACGGCGCCGGCCAGTATGCGGGATGCTTTCTGTTTTTGGGCAGGGTGTAGTGCAGTCATCATTGTCTGATCCTTAGTTGGGGGTTGTTGTGGCGGGAAAAGCTAGTGGTTGAACGGCTGGAGGTCCCGGAGTTCGAGCCGGGGGCGCAGCAGCACGTGCTGTGGTTCCGCCGTCGGGCTGTTCAGGTGGCCAAGCAGCAGCCGCATGACCTCGGCAGCTGCGGATTCCACGGGCTGCGACACGCTGGAAAGTCCGACGGCGGCGGCCACGGGGGTGTTGTCGAAGCCGACCACCGCCGAGGCCAGGGCCGGCTGGTCCGATTGCCGCAGGTAGGCGCTGGCGCCCAGGGCAAGGCTGTCGCTGGCGCAGACGAAGGCGGTGGCTCCCCTGGCCAGCAGGGTGGCTGCACCCGAGGAACCGCTGGCAGCGGTGTCTTCGCCTGCGTAGATGAGCGGTGCGGGGTCTTCCGTCCCGAAATGCTCCGTCATCGCCTCGAGCCACCCGGAGCGCCGGTCCCCGCCCACACCGGAACCGTTCGGCCAGCCGATGTAGCCGATCCTCCGGTGCCCGGCGGCAATGAGGTGTTCCGTGGCTTCGCGTGTCCCGCTGCGGCCGTCGACATCGACCCACGAATGCCCGGCGTCGGACACATCCCGGCCTGAATCCCAGGGCCGCCCGAATGCGACAAACGGAATACCCCGCTGGGCAAGCCAGGCGGCCCGCTGGTCACCGTGGTGGGTGGCTGTGAGGATGAAGCCGTCCAGGTCCGCCTCGGTGACCAGTTCCTCGTAGCGGCTGATCTCCTCCTCGTCCGAGTCTGCACAGTAGAGGGTCACCCGGTAGCCGTGGCTGTGCGCAGCCTCGGTCAGTCCATACAGGAAGCCCGTCAGCACCGTACCGCTGATGCCGTTGCCTGCCGGCTGCAGCCGCATGCCCACGTTTTTGGACACATGGTTGCGCAACTGGCGGGCAGCGGCGTTGGGCCGGTAGCCGCTTTCCTCGATGGCCCTGGCCACCCGGATGCGCGTCTCTTCCTTGACCCGGTGCGGGGCGTTCAACACATTGGAGATCGTCTGCCGGGAAACCCCGAGCTGGTTGGCGAGGTCCACAATAGTCACCCGTGACGCCATGGCCGATCTCCTTTGGGTTCTGTCCCCGGCTTCTTGGTCCTTGTGGGAAAGCGTGCCGGGGGATGTTGCAATCTCTGCTGATGTCATAAACAATATGAACGTTCAAATCCCCTGTCAATCTTTTGCGCGTGCCTGCCGGTGAAAATTTTTGAACGATCAAATTACAGGCCGCCTCCCACCCCTCCAGGAGCTTCCCCGTGACCCATCAGCCCTTCATGCACGATCTGTCCGGAGTCTTTGCCGCACCAGTGCAGGCCTGGTCCGAAGCGGACGGCCAGATCAGGGGCACCGAGGCCCAAGGCATCTACTGCTCCGATGAGCGCGTCATCTCCGCCGTCCTGCTGACCGTTGAGGGCGTGGAGCCCCGCTGGGTTTCGACCCAGACCCACGGGGCGGACACGGTGGGTTACCTGAGCTTCATCCGCACGGACCCCAGCGTCGCGGACCCGCTGGTGTCGCTGCGCCGGACGCGTTCGGCGGACGGGGCCGGCGTCAGCGAGTCGATCGAGATCGTCTCCGCCCTGTCCAGCCCGGCTACGTTTGCCGTCGAGATCCGCATGACCGCCGATAACACTCCCTTGGAAAAGATCAAGCAGGGGCAGTACGCGACGGACCTGCCGCAGGTCCGCACGGACGGATGGCAGTGGCGGGACGCACATACGCACCTGCAGCTGGCATTCACGGGCTCCCCCACTCTCCATGCGGACAAGGCCGAAGTCACCGCAACGTGGCTGGTCACAGTACCTGCCGGCGGCAGCACCGAGGTCTCCTGGCGCCTGGAAGCCCATGATTCTGCCGCTCCCATGATCGCGCCGCGCACTCGCGAGCTGGCAGTGCCGGAGCAGTCCGGGCCGGCGGAGGAGGCACCACAGGACCACGGCAGTGCCGACATCGCCCGGTTGCTGCACCACGCCGTCAGCGACCTCAATGGCCTGCGGATGGCTGACCGGGAATCGCCGGATGACACGTTCCTGGCCGCAGGTGCCCCCTGGTTCTTCACCATGTTTGGCCGTGATTCCCTGATTGCGGCCCGCATGCTGCTCCCCATCGACACCACGCTCGCGGCCGGCACCTTGCGCGCACTGGCCAAGCGCCAGGGCGTCCAGGCCGATACAGCCACCGCGGAACAGCCGGGCAAGATCCTCCACGAGGTCCGGCGCGTCACCAATACCGTCACCCTGGACGGGAAGGTTTCCCTGCCGCCGGTCTACTACGGAACCATTGACGCCACGCCGCTGTGGATCATGCTCCTCCACGAGGCGTGGCAGGCAGGAATGCCGGAGGACGAGGTGCGGGACCTGATGCCGCATCTGGAACGCGCCTTGGGCTGGCTCCGGGAGCACGCCGATTCCGACGGTGACGGCTTCCTGGAATACCTGGATACAACGGGCCACGGGCTGGCCAACCAGGGCTGGAAAGACAGCGGTGACTCCATCCGCGCGCATGACGGCAACCTCGCTGAAGGATCCATCGCCCTGTGCGAGGTCCAGGGCTACGCATACGCGGCAGCCCTCGCCGGCGCAGACCTGCTGGAAGCCTTCAGTGGCGCCGACGCTACTGCCGAGGCCGCCGAGTGGCGCGGGTACGCGGCCGCCATGAGTGACCGCTTCCGGGCCAGTTTCTGGTGCGAGGACGATCTCGGCCGGTACCCGGCAATCGCCCTAGACGCAGCCAAGAACCCCGTGGACGGTGTGGCCAGCAACATGGGCCACCTGCTCGGGACCGGAATCCTGAACGCCGAGGAAACGGAAATCGTGGTCCGCCGGCTGATGGACCCATCCATGTACTCGGGGTACGGCATCCGGACCATCTCCACCAGCAACGCCGCCTACTGGCCCACCAGGTACCACGCCGGCTCCGTGTGGACCCACGACAGCGCCATGATCCTCGGCGGCCTGTTGGCGGAAAGATATTTCGAGGAAGCGCGCAAGCTGGCGGGTGGGCTGCTCCGGGCCGCGCACGGATTCAACTGGCGCCTTCCGGAGTTGTTCGCCGGGCACGCCGCTGCGGATACCTGGCCGCCGGTTCCGTACCCTGCCTCCTGCCGGCCACAGGCGTGGGCTGCCGCTTCGGCCGTTCCGGTGGCCCAGGCGCTCGGCTACCTGGAGCCGGCAGCCCTCCGCGGCGGCCTCACGGTCATCGGGCTGGAAGCAGCCCCTGTGTAAGCGCACGACGGCGGGACCCACCACAGCGGTAACGGCACCTTTGCGCCCTTTCCCACGTTGTCAGTCGTCCGCTTGCTTCAGCACGGGAACGGGCACGGGAACCGGGACCACCGGTTCCTGCCCGCCGTAGACGAACTTCAAGTGGAAGGCGTACCGGACGAAGAACGCCACACCGAGGGTTCCGGCCTGCGCCACCGGACTCGCGATGCGGAAGAACTCCACAAGGACCCACAGCAGGGGAATCCTGGCCACGGCCTCAAGGGTGTTGAAGCTGAACGAGTGGAAGAACCGCTGGATCAGCGGCCGCCCGCGTTCGGCCAGGTCGGCGAACGCGAGCTTCTCCTGCATGAGGAAATTGGTGATGATGGTGGTTTCCGCGGCGACGATGGCGGCCGTGATGTAGTTGGTGCCAACGGCGATCAGGGCCGTCATGATGAGGATGTTCAGCAGCGCACCGAACGCCCCCACCATGGCGAAACGGGAAATCCTGGCCCTCAAGAGGACCCGCGCCAGCCTGGTCATCGGCGCTCACCTGCCATGGACGACGGCGACGCGCTGCTGAGCACTTCCCGCACCTTCCAGTCCCCGAAAGCAGCCACGACGCGGGAGTTCTCCAACGCCCGCCCGGCGTTTTCCAGTTCGAGGTTCTTGATGTTCCGCGCTGTGGGCGGGCCTTCGATGATCCAGTCAATGCTTCGCCAGCCGGCAGGGTGGTGGACCTCGAAGTCGGAGTCCAGGTCCATTTTCTCCAGGGCCACCACTTTCCACGGGTCATGCCGTCCGTCCGCGTTCAGTTCGTGCCACATGGAGTAGGGCACCAGGAGAACCTCGTCCTGGGGCAGGTTGTCCTTGGACCACTGAAGGGCGTTGTTCCAGTCCTTGTTCTCGTTGCTGACCAGCAGTGTGCGGTCCATGGCCAGCCACGGCGGCAGCAGCACCACGCTCAGGCCGAGCACCATGGTGGTGCCGGTGATGCCGAGAGCCACCAGGCGGGAGCCAAGGGTTGTCCGCTTCAACGCCGCAGCATGCCTGCCGCGGTACGG
Encoded here:
- a CDS encoding carbohydrate ABC transporter permease, coding for MAARAARATGIHGKQALAGWIFVAPVVLILGLFLLVPVVMAAWVSVSDWTGRGSPFGPNVDFVGAENYQAIVAGGGLAEKDFGTALRNNAYYVLLVVPLQTAMSLFLAVLVNRQVLRGRGLFRTAFYFPSVTSSVAITVLWLFLFSATGVVNKVLGFVGFQGPNWFQDPRGVLHLLLSAVGVTGPSAAGGQFLGISWWEWLSGPSVAMSAFILMAVFTTSGTFMLLFIAALQGLGSEVQEAALMDGASGWQRFWFVTLPMLKPTLFTVLTLGLIGCWQVFDQIYVGTQGGPSKTTLTPAYLSFNSAFNNQQWGQGAAISFILFGIIVVFAMIQRWLLRDKDSAR
- a CDS encoding sugar ABC transporter substrate-binding protein codes for the protein MMTALHPAQKQKASRILAGAVTALATLALVGCGSGFSAGGTDGTDAPDAGGPLNILIASSGEAESTAVKTAVADWSAGAGTEATVYVASDLPQQLSQGFASGKPADVFYVSADQLANYAGNGSLEPYGDDLANKDDFYPALTEAFTYDGKLYCAPKDFSTLGLVINQDLWKQAGLTEADVPKTWEQLEAAAAKLTQGGTVGLAFGPEYQRVGAFFAQAGGGLAKDGKAVANSEENVAALGFVKKMMNDGVAKFSSDLGAGWGGEAFGKGQAAMVIEGNWIQGALDKDYPNVNYQVAELPEGPGGKGTLTFTNCWGIAADSKNKDAARKLVEQLTSKENQLAFSEAFGVMPSIKSAREEWTAAFPALAPFMAGADYAQTTPLQQGAADVLADFNAQLEQLKDKEPKAILDSTQGSLEPVLEGAK
- a CDS encoding LacI family DNA-binding transcriptional regulator — translated: MASRVTIVDLANQLGVSRQTISNVLNAPHRVKEETRIRVARAIEESGYRPNAAARQLRNHVSKNVGMRLQPAGNGISGTVLTGFLYGLTEAAHSHGYRVTLYCADSDEEEISRYEELVTEADLDGFILTATHHGDQRAAWLAQRGIPFVAFGRPWDSGRDVSDAGHSWVDVDGRSGTREATEHLIAAGHRRIGYIGWPNGSGVGGDRRSGWLEAMTEHFGTEDPAPLIYAGEDTAASGSSGAATLLARGATAFVCASDSLALGASAYLRQSDQPALASAVVGFDNTPVAAAVGLSSVSQPVESAAAEVMRLLLGHLNSPTAEPQHVLLRPRLELRDLQPFNH
- a CDS encoding glycogen debranching N-terminal domain-containing protein; amino-acid sequence: MTHQPFMHDLSGVFAAPVQAWSEADGQIRGTEAQGIYCSDERVISAVLLTVEGVEPRWVSTQTHGADTVGYLSFIRTDPSVADPLVSLRRTRSADGAGVSESIEIVSALSSPATFAVEIRMTADNTPLEKIKQGQYATDLPQVRTDGWQWRDAHTHLQLAFTGSPTLHADKAEVTATWLVTVPAGGSTEVSWRLEAHDSAAPMIAPRTRELAVPEQSGPAEEAPQDHGSADIARLLHHAVSDLNGLRMADRESPDDTFLAAGAPWFFTMFGRDSLIAARMLLPIDTTLAAGTLRALAKRQGVQADTATAEQPGKILHEVRRVTNTVTLDGKVSLPPVYYGTIDATPLWIMLLHEAWQAGMPEDEVRDLMPHLERALGWLREHADSDGDGFLEYLDTTGHGLANQGWKDSGDSIRAHDGNLAEGSIALCEVQGYAYAAALAGADLLEAFSGADATAEAAEWRGYAAAMSDRFRASFWCEDDLGRYPAIALDAAKNPVDGVASNMGHLLGTGILNAEETEIVVRRLMDPSMYSGYGIRTISTSNAAYWPTRYHAGSVWTHDSAMILGGLLAERYFEEARKLAGGLLRAAHGFNWRLPELFAGHAAADTWPPVPYPASCRPQAWAAASAVPVAQALGYLEPAALRGGLTVIGLEAAPV
- a CDS encoding GtrA family protein; translation: MTRLARVLLRARISRFAMVGAFGALLNILIMTALIAVGTNYITAAIVAAETTIITNFLMQEKLAFADLAERGRPLIQRFFHSFSFNTLEAVARIPLLWVLVEFFRIASPVAQAGTLGVAFFVRYAFHLKFVYGGQEPVVPVPVPVPVLKQADD